From one Acidobacteriota bacterium genomic stretch:
- a CDS encoding alpha/beta hydrolase — protein sequence MARRHYHGAVRIQLLLSLALLVPFARAQKVTLPLWPGGNPEPYTGAPEADITKPSDRLVADKPLMHLTNIGKPTLAFYPAPAAKNTGATVVVFPGGAYRILAYDLEGTDVCAWLNSIGVNCALVKYRVPFEKKFPDNTADLEDAQQAVRITRSHALEWKLDAHRVGVLGFSAGGHLVIVLGNHPDFVRAGAPASETAIGARPDFVVAIYPAYLAEAPALTQLAKGIDPSANTPPTFLLQAEDDPVHVENVLIYEQALKQLKVPSELHVYAEGGHGYGLRPTALPVTHWPSLVETWLNTIKVIPSKMK from the coding sequence ATGGCCCGCAGGCATTACCATGGTGCCGTGCGAATCCAACTGCTTCTCTCGTTAGCTCTGCTCGTGCCGTTTGCCCGGGCGCAGAAAGTTACGCTGCCTCTCTGGCCAGGCGGCAACCCTGAGCCATACACGGGAGCTCCCGAGGCCGATATCACGAAGCCGTCCGATCGTCTTGTTGCGGATAAACCGCTCATGCACCTCACGAACATCGGCAAACCTACGCTTGCCTTCTATCCGGCGCCTGCGGCCAAAAATACCGGCGCGACGGTCGTCGTCTTTCCTGGCGGAGCTTACCGCATCCTTGCCTACGATCTTGAAGGCACTGATGTCTGCGCCTGGCTCAACTCCATCGGCGTCAACTGTGCGCTGGTCAAATACCGTGTGCCTTTCGAAAAGAAGTTTCCCGACAATACCGCAGACCTTGAAGATGCGCAGCAGGCCGTAAGGATTACGCGCTCACATGCGTTGGAGTGGAAGCTCGATGCGCATCGGGTGGGTGTCCTCGGTTTCTCTGCGGGCGGGCACCTTGTCATTGTTCTCGGCAATCATCCTGACTTCGTGCGCGCAGGCGCTCCGGCATCCGAAACCGCAATCGGCGCGCGGCCTGACTTTGTAGTCGCCATCTATCCGGCATATCTTGCGGAGGCTCCGGCCCTGACTCAATTGGCCAAAGGCATCGATCCGTCAGCCAACACGCCGCCGACGTTTCTCCTTCAGGCAGAAGACGATCCCGTGCACGTAGAAAACGTTCTGATCTATGAACAGGCCCTTAAGCAGCTCAAGGTCCCTTCCGAGCTGCACGTCTATGCCGAAGGTGGCCATGGATATGGACTCCGCCCAACGGCGCTCCCTGTAACTCACTGGCCATCTCTCGTCGAGACCTGGCTGAACACGATCAAAGTTATTCCAAGTAAGATGAAGTAA
- a CDS encoding aspartate aminotransferase family protein codes for MDQPSDFFALLREAQRRLDAGFARLPEAPVPGLGNEAAEILGEVATRLHDNYPYAHPLYAGQMLKPPHPIARAAYALAMSVNPNNHALDGGRASSAMELEAVAELAGMFGLAQHLGHLTSSGTFANLEALWVSGQILPGRAIAASDQAHYTHSRISAVLQLPFVEVASDHTGRMDIAALERALEANDIGTVVVTLGTTAIGAVDPLPEILAFQKKYGFRIHVDAAYGGYFTLAGNLDADARSAFDSIVQADSVVVDPHKHGLQPYGCGAVLFRDPAVGRFYKHGSPYTYFTSNELHLGEISLECSRPGASAVALWATQRLLPYTRDGRFARDIGTGREAALAFHRRIASDARFIAPSAPPQLDIVFYAMRSKERTPEASSEHARRVFDHAAGLDLHLALAALPIHLFPPGTFPGFSTGNVTCLRSVMMKPEHLAWLDQIWHRLDRAVAVAS; via the coding sequence ATGGATCAGCCGAGCGATTTTTTTGCATTGCTTCGAGAGGCCCAGCGTCGGCTTGATGCCGGTTTCGCCAGACTTCCGGAAGCGCCGGTGCCCGGTTTAGGCAATGAGGCAGCGGAGATTCTCGGCGAAGTTGCGACGCGGCTGCACGACAACTATCCCTACGCGCATCCGTTATACGCAGGCCAGATGCTGAAGCCGCCGCATCCCATCGCCCGCGCGGCCTATGCGCTTGCGATGTCCGTCAATCCCAACAATCATGCGCTCGATGGAGGCCGCGCCAGTTCAGCTATGGAGTTGGAAGCAGTGGCGGAGCTCGCAGGGATGTTCGGTCTGGCTCAGCATCTGGGCCACCTTACATCCAGTGGAACTTTTGCCAATCTCGAAGCCCTTTGGGTCTCTGGGCAGATACTCCCCGGCCGCGCTATCGCCGCTTCAGACCAGGCGCACTATACCCACAGCCGCATTAGTGCAGTTCTTCAGCTGCCTTTTGTAGAAGTAGCTTCAGACCACACGGGACGCATGGATATCGCTGCCCTGGAACGCGCGCTCGAAGCAAACGACATTGGCACAGTCGTCGTCACGCTTGGGACTACGGCCATTGGGGCGGTCGATCCATTGCCCGAGATTCTTGCTTTCCAAAAGAAGTACGGCTTTCGCATCCACGTCGACGCGGCTTACGGAGGCTACTTCACCCTCGCAGGCAATCTTGACGCGGATGCCCGCTCCGCTTTTGACTCAATCGTGCAGGCGGACTCTGTCGTCGTCGATCCTCACAAACACGGTCTTCAGCCTTACGGTTGCGGCGCGGTGCTCTTTCGCGATCCTGCCGTAGGGCGGTTCTATAAGCACGGTTCGCCGTACACGTACTTCACCTCGAACGAGCTTCATCTCGGCGAGATATCGTTGGAGTGTTCGCGTCCCGGCGCCTCTGCCGTTGCGCTCTGGGCCACGCAGCGTCTTCTGCCATACACACGCGATGGCCGGTTCGCCCGCGATATCGGCACGGGCCGTGAAGCTGCGCTTGCCTTCCATCGGCGCATTGCTTCCGATGCGCGGTTCATCGCACCCAGTGCGCCTCCGCAGCTGGACATCGTCTTCTACGCGATGCGAAGTAAAGAGCGAACCCCGGAGGCCTCATCGGAGCACGCACGGCGCGTCTTCGATCATGCAGCGGGCCTCGATCTCCACCTTGCTCTGGCTGCTTTGCCGATTCACCTTTTTCCACCTGGGACATTCCCCGGGTTTTCAACCGGCAACGTTACCTGTCTACGCTCCGTCATGATGAAGCCCGAGCATCTGGCATGGCTCGATCAGATATGGCATCGCCTCGACCGGGCGGTCGCTGTTGCATCCTGA
- a CDS encoding multidrug efflux RND transporter permease subunit: MSPSRPFILRPVATSLLMVAILLAGWVAYMQLPVSALPQVDYPTIQVMTFYPGASPEVMASSVTAPLERQFGQIPGLTQMTSSSSGGGSVITLQFDLSESIDIAQQDVQAAINAGYSYLPKDLPNPPVYSKVNPADAPILTLALTSDTLPMSKVEDIADTILAQKISQLSGVGLVSINGGQKPAVRIQANPTALANYGMSLEDLRSSLGTANVDQAKGNLNGAHQSYTIGANDQLLSSADYNKVIVAYRNGSPVRLSDVANAIDSAENLYQAAWMGTSARPATKDANGREIPARDLDLKPAVIINIQRQPGANIIGVVNEVQKLLPQLRGTLPANVTLEVLTDRTNTIRASVKDVQFELMLTVALVVMVIFLFLRSLAATIIPSVAVPLSIVGTFGVMYLLGYSLNNLSLMALTISTGFVVDDAIVMIENISRYLEEGDDPLTAALKGSEQIGFTILSLTISLIAVLIPLLFMGDIVGRLFREFAVTLSVTILVSAVVSLTLTPMMCAKLLKHKPEHEQNAFYRKSEEFFEYVIAKYAVGVRWVLRHQTLTLLVTLATFILTIYLYIIVPKGFFPVQDTGVLLAITEAPQTISFNAMSMRQQQLARVILQDPDVESVSSFIGIDGTNSTLNSGRIQINLRDREERTTSATEVIQRLGPKVAQVEGIQCFLQPLQDLTVEDRVSRTQYQYSLEDANSEELAQATNRMVEKLRQLPELTDVASDQQLEGLEAHLVIDRDTASRLGITPQNIDDTLDDAFGQRQVSTIFTQLNQYHVVLEVAPKFQLNPSSLNNIYVKSSNGSQVPLSTFTHVEERQTSLVINHQGQFPAVTISFNLAPGKSIGDAVAAINKAKEELNLPPSVNAEFQGTARAFEASLTNEPILILAALIVVYIVLGVLYESYIHPITILSTLPSAGVGAILALLLFHVNLSVIALIGIILLIGIVKKNAIMMIDFALEAERDHGMEPEEAIYQACLLRFRPIMMTTMAALLGGLPLAMGTGTGSELRRPLGIAIVGGLIVSQVLTLYTTPVVYLFFDRIGRKYLHTKEADAEFREHEHAVSAD; this comes from the coding sequence ATGAGTCCTTCAAGGCCATTTATCCTGCGGCCGGTGGCCACCTCGCTCCTGATGGTGGCCATTTTGCTTGCCGGGTGGGTTGCGTATATGCAACTGCCGGTATCGGCGCTCCCGCAGGTCGACTATCCGACGATCCAGGTGATGACGTTCTACCCGGGCGCCAGCCCTGAGGTGATGGCTTCGTCGGTCACAGCGCCGCTGGAGCGCCAGTTCGGGCAGATTCCCGGTCTCACGCAGATGACGTCGAGCAGCTCCGGCGGCGGCAGCGTGATTACGCTCCAGTTCGACCTCTCCGAGTCCATCGACATCGCGCAGCAGGATGTACAGGCCGCCATCAATGCGGGGTACAGCTATCTGCCGAAAGACCTGCCGAATCCGCCGGTCTACAGCAAGGTGAACCCGGCCGATGCCCCGATCCTGACGCTTGCTTTGACCAGCGATACGCTGCCGATGTCGAAGGTCGAGGACATCGCGGACACGATCCTGGCGCAGAAGATCTCGCAGCTCTCGGGCGTAGGTCTGGTCTCGATCAACGGCGGACAGAAGCCCGCAGTGCGCATTCAGGCCAACCCGACCGCGCTGGCGAACTATGGCATGAGCCTTGAAGACCTCCGCTCCTCGCTGGGAACGGCCAACGTCGACCAGGCGAAGGGAAATCTGAACGGCGCACACCAGTCCTACACCATCGGCGCAAACGATCAACTGCTCTCAAGCGCCGATTACAACAAGGTCATCGTCGCCTACAGAAACGGCTCTCCGGTTCGGTTGTCCGACGTAGCCAACGCTATCGACAGCGCGGAGAACCTCTACCAGGCGGCGTGGATGGGGACCTCCGCCCGCCCGGCCACCAAAGATGCCAACGGCAGGGAGATTCCGGCCCGCGATCTCGATCTGAAGCCTGCCGTTATCATCAACATCCAGCGTCAACCCGGCGCAAACATCATTGGCGTCGTGAATGAAGTGCAGAAGCTGCTTCCACAGCTTCGCGGCACCCTGCCGGCGAACGTCACGCTCGAAGTCCTCACCGACCGCACGAATACAATCCGGGCTTCCGTAAAGGACGTGCAGTTCGAACTGATGCTGACGGTCGCACTGGTCGTCATGGTGATCTTCCTCTTCCTCAGGTCGCTGGCAGCGACGATCATCCCGTCGGTTGCCGTGCCGCTCTCGATCGTGGGCACCTTTGGCGTGATGTACCTGCTGGGATACAGCCTCAACAACCTGAGCCTGATGGCGCTGACTATCTCGACCGGCTTCGTCGTCGACGACGCTATCGTCATGATCGAGAACATCTCCCGCTATCTGGAGGAAGGCGACGACCCTCTGACAGCGGCCCTCAAGGGTTCAGAACAAATCGGCTTCACCATTCTCTCGCTGACCATCTCGCTGATCGCCGTTCTGATTCCTCTGCTGTTCATGGGCGACATCGTGGGCCGCCTCTTCCGCGAGTTTGCCGTTACGCTATCGGTCACCATTCTGGTCTCGGCCGTCGTCTCTCTGACGCTGACGCCGATGATGTGCGCCAAGCTGCTGAAGCACAAGCCGGAGCATGAGCAGAATGCCTTCTACCGCAAGAGCGAGGAGTTCTTCGAATACGTTATCGCCAAGTATGCCGTTGGCGTGCGCTGGGTGCTTCGCCACCAGACGCTGACGCTGCTGGTGACGCTGGCAACGTTCATCCTGACGATTTATCTCTACATCATCGTGCCGAAGGGCTTCTTCCCGGTGCAGGATACCGGCGTTCTGCTGGCAATCACCGAGGCGCCCCAAACGATCAGCTTCAACGCGATGAGCATGCGTCAACAGCAGTTGGCGCGCGTCATCCTGCAGGACCCGGATGTGGAGAGCGTCTCCTCGTTCATTGGAATCGATGGCACCAACTCCACGCTGAACAGCGGACGTATCCAGATCAATCTTCGCGACCGCGAGGAGCGCACGACCTCGGCGACCGAGGTCATTCAACGGCTTGGGCCGAAGGTAGCGCAGGTCGAGGGGATCCAGTGCTTCCTGCAGCCGCTGCAGGACCTTACCGTGGAGGACCGCGTAAGCCGCACGCAGTATCAGTATTCGCTTGAAGATGCGAACTCCGAGGAGCTTGCCCAGGCGACGAACCGCATGGTCGAAAAACTGAGGCAACTGCCTGAGCTGACCGATGTGGCAAGCGACCAGCAGCTTGAAGGACTGGAAGCCCATCTGGTGATCGATCGCGATACGGCTTCGAGGCTGGGAATTACGCCGCAGAACATCGACGACACGCTGGACGATGCCTTTGGCCAGCGGCAGGTCTCGACCATCTTCACGCAACTGAACCAGTATCACGTTGTGCTTGAGGTCGCCCCGAAGTTCCAACTGAATCCTTCGTCACTCAACAATATCTATGTCAAGAGCTCGAATGGCTCGCAAGTCCCCCTCTCGACCTTCACCCACGTTGAAGAGCGGCAGACCTCGCTGGTGATCAACCACCAGGGCCAGTTCCCTGCCGTAACCATCTCGTTCAACCTGGCGCCGGGCAAATCGATCGGCGACGCCGTTGCAGCCATCAATAAAGCAAAGGAGGAGCTGAACCTTCCGCCAAGCGTAAACGCGGAGTTCCAGGGAACGGCCCGCGCCTTTGAAGCTTCGCTGACGAACGAGCCGATATTGATTCTCGCCGCTCTGATCGTCGTCTACATCGTGCTGGGCGTACTGTACGAGAGCTACATTCATCCCATCACGATTCTCTCCACCTTGCCCTCGGCGGGCGTCGGCGCGATTTTGGCGCTGCTGCTGTTCCATGTGAACCTGAGCGTTATTGCGCTGATCGGCATCATCCTGCTGATCGGCATTGTGAAGAAGAATGCCATCATGATGATCGACTTCGCTCTGGAAGCGGAGCGCGATCACGGCATGGAGCCGGAGGAGGCCATCTACCAGGCCTGCCTGCTGCGTTTCCGCCCCATCATGATGACGACGATGGCGGCCTTGCTGGGCGGCCTGCCGCTGGCCATGGGCACCGGCACCGGCAGCGAGCTCCGGCGGCCGCTGGGTATCGCCATCGTGGGCGGCCTGATTGTTTCGCAAGTGCTGACGCTGTATACGACACCGGTGGTCTACCTGTTCTTCGACCGCATCGGGCGCAAGTACCTGCACACGAAGGAAGCCGATGCCGAGTTCCGTGAACACGAACACGCAGTGAGTGCAGACTGA
- the glgP gene encoding alpha-glucan family phosphorylase, with protein MSPSPASPASASPDLSRRSIVYFSMEIALSPSVPTYSGGLGILAGDTLRSAADTSAPIVAISLVHRRGYFRQILSDVGQQTEADVPWSPETLPSAEHIVTITMQDRPVHLRAWRFDVIGATGHIVPVYLLDSDVEGNDAWDRHLTDHLYGGDTYYRLCQEAILGLGGIALLQALGVTPEVYHMNEGHAALLTIALLEQRLGGRPLSEATAADREVVRQHCVFTTHTPVPAGHDQFGTDQMNQVLGRDRSIAIEAAGGIHNGLMNMSYLALGLSRYVNGVAMQHGKVSQVMFPEYKVHSITNGVHAATWLSPSFQELFDDEIPDWRTDNRYFRSVYGIDPARIAACHIKNKQKLFATLARRTGHYFNPSVLTLGFARRVATYKRAGLLLQDPGRLVALAEKIGGLQILFAGKAHPADNAGKALIKDVYEAAVKLNSASLKIYYIENYDWELGALLTQGVDVWVNTPRRPYEASGTSGMKAALNGVPSLSILDGWWIEGCAENTTGWAIEDAESEAAEAASLYNKLEKNIAPLWSNPNSWARLQQHCIGINGTFFNTHRMLSQYLSNAYFPYTDTQTRIAINAGLTNTTDIAELAKVRK; from the coding sequence ATGAGTCCTTCCCCAGCTTCACCCGCCTCTGCTTCCCCTGATCTTTCACGCCGCAGCATCGTTTACTTCTCCATGGAGATCGCGCTTTCCCCATCCGTGCCCACCTACTCCGGTGGGCTCGGTATTCTTGCGGGCGATACGCTGCGTTCCGCGGCTGATACCTCCGCGCCAATTGTGGCAATCTCCCTCGTTCATCGGCGCGGTTACTTCCGCCAGATTCTCTCCGACGTCGGCCAGCAGACCGAGGCCGACGTTCCCTGGTCTCCTGAGACCCTCCCGAGCGCCGAGCACATCGTCACCATCACCATGCAGGACCGGCCAGTACATCTTCGTGCCTGGCGCTTCGATGTGATCGGAGCCACGGGGCATATCGTTCCTGTCTACCTCCTTGACTCCGACGTTGAGGGCAATGACGCCTGGGACCGGCATCTTACCGACCATCTTTATGGCGGAGATACCTACTACCGGCTCTGTCAGGAGGCCATTCTCGGACTCGGCGGCATCGCGCTTCTCCAGGCCCTCGGTGTTACCCCCGAGGTCTATCACATGAATGAGGGGCACGCTGCCCTGCTGACCATTGCTCTGCTCGAACAGCGCCTTGGCGGCCGCCCGCTAAGCGAAGCGACCGCGGCGGACCGCGAGGTTGTCCGCCAGCACTGTGTCTTCACGACGCATACGCCTGTTCCCGCTGGACACGACCAGTTCGGCACCGACCAGATGAACCAGGTGCTTGGCCGTGACAGAAGCATCGCCATCGAGGCCGCGGGGGGAATTCATAACGGGCTTATGAATATGTCATACCTTGCGCTCGGCCTCTCCCGTTACGTCAACGGTGTGGCCATGCAGCATGGCAAGGTCTCGCAGGTCATGTTCCCGGAGTACAAGGTGCACTCCATCACCAATGGCGTGCACGCCGCCACGTGGCTCTCTCCGAGTTTTCAGGAGCTGTTCGACGACGAGATACCCGACTGGCGCACCGACAACCGCTACTTCCGCTCGGTGTATGGCATTGACCCTGCGCGTATCGCTGCCTGCCACATCAAGAACAAGCAGAAGCTCTTTGCGACGCTGGCGCGGCGTACCGGACACTACTTCAATCCATCTGTGCTGACGCTGGGTTTCGCTCGCCGCGTTGCAACCTATAAGCGTGCCGGTCTGCTGCTGCAGGACCCAGGCCGCCTGGTGGCGTTGGCGGAAAAGATTGGCGGGCTGCAGATTCTTTTTGCGGGCAAGGCGCATCCAGCGGACAACGCAGGCAAGGCGCTCATCAAGGACGTCTACGAGGCTGCTGTAAAGCTCAACTCGGCCTCACTCAAGATCTACTACATCGAAAACTACGATTGGGAGCTTGGAGCGTTACTGACGCAGGGCGTGGATGTGTGGGTCAATACGCCACGTCGTCCTTACGAGGCCTCGGGCACCTCGGGGATGAAGGCCGCTCTCAACGGCGTTCCGTCGCTATCGATTCTCGATGGCTGGTGGATCGAAGGTTGTGCGGAAAACACAACCGGATGGGCGATCGAGGATGCAGAGTCCGAGGCTGCGGAGGCTGCAAGTCTCTACAACAAGCTTGAGAAGAACATTGCGCCGCTCTGGTCGAACCCCAATTCCTGGGCAAGGCTGCAACAGCACTGCATCGGCATCAATGGAACGTTCTTCAACACGCATCGCATGTTGAGCCAGTACCTCTCGAACGCATACTTCCCCTACACCGATACCCAGACGCGCATTGCGATCAACGCCGGTCTAACCAACACCACAGATATCGCGGAGCTCGCCAAAGTCCGCAAGTAA
- a CDS encoding efflux RND transporter permease subunit, which produces MPRAAGVHFSAPFIKRPVATTLLSVAVILAGAVAYKMLPVASLPEIEFPVISVGAGLPGADPETVASAIVTPLERQFARIAGVNEMTSSSGLGNGSISLQFDLDRDVNGAARDVQAAINAARSQLPSNLPQNPSYRKINPADSPIVILALTSDTLSVPQIYDACDSILAQKIAQVEGVGQTFCGGSAKPAVRVEANPTQLFNTGLGLEALRAALSTVNVNQPTGYLQDDTRRWSVSTTDQLFGAAAYAPLIIATDRGPVTSSTATSGLPASQQSAVGDNSSANIGKTNAQSTKTASSSANPTAATHGIVRLQDVAEVVDGVENSYTGGFFNGKPAILVIVFKTSTANVIETVDSVLKLLPNLQAAIPPAIQLHVALDRTTTIRASVKDVTRTLIISILLVILVVFVFLREVRSTLIPSVSVPLSLLGTFGVMYLLGYTLDNLSLMALTISTGFVVDDAIVVIENISRHLESGKSPFQAAMDGSREIGFTVVSMSTSLIAVFIPILLMGGIVGRLFREFAVTLSAAILMSLVVSLSTTPMLSAKFLESHDKRKHGRFYRWGEQALRWLTEEYERGLKWVLQHQGLVLTITILTFVLNVYLYVLVPKGFFPQQDTGRIGGSVIGQQDASFDAMKPKIQQIAAIVGQDPGVENVMSFVGGGGPGGGSSNAGHMFVSLKPDAERIKRGDTAEVIINRLRPKTSGIPGANVYFQAYQDLRIGGRGSSTQYQYTLMADSLKDLDEWSPKLMAAMQKLPQLKDVATDQQDQGLRAQLVIDRDTASRLGVSPLAIDATLSDAFGQRQVSTTYLPLNQYHVVMEVAPQYQRNPDALRNIYVKSTTGSMVPLSAITHYESQRIPLTVNHQSQSPAATLSFNLTPGVSLSEATAAIEQARVNIGMPSTIHGGFAGTAQAFQASLSSEPMLILLALVAVYIVLGMLYESFIHPLTILSTLPSAGVGAIVALLLFKVELSVIAMIGIILLIGIVKKNAIMMIDFALAAERLEGKPPVEAIYQACLLRFRPIMMTTMAALLGGLPLALGTGTGSELRRPLGITIVGGLIVSQCLTLFTTPVVYLFFDRLRARFAKVVPAKKPVSSAVQPVAGD; this is translated from the coding sequence ATGCCGCGGGCAGCCGGCGTGCACTTCTCCGCGCCATTTATCAAGCGGCCTGTAGCCACTACGCTGCTTTCAGTTGCCGTTATTCTTGCAGGCGCCGTCGCCTACAAGATGCTTCCCGTAGCCAGCCTGCCCGAGATTGAGTTTCCGGTGATCTCCGTGGGTGCGGGGCTTCCCGGCGCAGACCCTGAGACGGTGGCCTCCGCCATCGTGACACCGCTGGAGCGCCAGTTCGCCAGGATCGCCGGCGTTAATGAGATGACGTCGAGCTCCGGCCTGGGCAATGGCTCGATCTCGCTTCAGTTCGACCTGGACCGCGACGTCAACGGGGCCGCGCGCGATGTGCAGGCGGCCATCAATGCGGCCCGCAGCCAGCTTCCGTCGAACCTTCCGCAGAATCCTTCGTACAGAAAGATCAACCCGGCCGACTCTCCGATCGTCATCCTGGCGCTGACCTCCGACACGCTTTCAGTGCCGCAGATCTACGACGCCTGCGACAGTATTCTGGCGCAGAAGATCGCGCAGGTGGAAGGCGTCGGGCAGACGTTCTGCGGCGGCAGCGCAAAGCCCGCCGTGCGCGTCGAAGCGAATCCCACGCAACTCTTCAACACTGGCCTTGGACTTGAGGCGCTTCGTGCTGCTTTGAGTACGGTGAACGTGAACCAGCCGACGGGCTATCTCCAGGACGACACCCGGCGATGGAGTGTCAGCACGACAGACCAGTTGTTTGGCGCTGCGGCCTATGCCCCGCTGATTATTGCGACCGACCGGGGTCCGGTGACCTCTTCCACGGCCACCAGCGGTCTTCCGGCCTCGCAGCAGAGCGCCGTCGGCGACAACTCAAGCGCAAACATCGGTAAGACAAACGCGCAGAGCACGAAGACCGCGTCTTCCAGCGCTAACCCGACAGCGGCAACGCATGGCATTGTGCGGCTACAGGATGTGGCGGAGGTCGTCGATGGCGTAGAGAACAGCTACACAGGCGGCTTCTTCAACGGCAAGCCGGCGATTCTCGTCATCGTCTTCAAGACGTCCACGGCCAATGTGATCGAGACCGTGGACAGCGTCCTGAAGCTGCTGCCCAATCTTCAGGCCGCCATCCCGCCGGCGATCCAGCTTCACGTTGCGCTGGACCGCACAACGACCATCCGCGCGTCGGTCAAAGACGTGACTCGTACCCTGATCATCTCGATCCTTCTGGTCATCCTCGTTGTCTTTGTCTTCCTGCGCGAGGTGCGTTCCACGCTGATCCCCAGCGTCTCGGTGCCGCTGAGCCTGCTGGGCACCTTTGGCGTGATGTACCTGCTGGGATATACGCTCGACAATCTGAGCCTGATGGCACTGACGATCTCAACCGGCTTCGTCGTCGATGACGCCATTGTTGTGATTGAGAATATCTCGCGGCACCTCGAGAGCGGCAAGAGCCCGTTTCAGGCTGCGATGGATGGCTCACGCGAGATCGGCTTCACGGTCGTCTCGATGAGCACGTCGCTGATCGCCGTCTTTATTCCCATTCTGCTGATGGGCGGCATTGTGGGCCGTCTCTTCCGCGAGTTCGCCGTCACGCTGTCGGCGGCCATCCTGATGTCACTGGTGGTGTCGCTGTCGACGACACCAATGTTGAGCGCGAAGTTCCTGGAATCGCACGACAAACGCAAGCATGGCCGCTTCTACCGCTGGGGAGAGCAGGCCCTGCGGTGGCTCACTGAAGAGTACGAGCGCGGCCTGAAGTGGGTCCTGCAGCACCAGGGCCTGGTGTTGACGATTACGATCCTCACCTTCGTCCTCAACGTCTACCTGTACGTCCTCGTCCCCAAGGGCTTCTTCCCGCAGCAGGACACAGGGCGCATTGGCGGAAGCGTTATCGGACAGCAGGATGCCTCGTTCGATGCCATGAAGCCCAAGATCCAGCAGATCGCCGCGATTGTGGGCCAAGACCCCGGTGTTGAAAATGTGATGTCGTTTGTCGGCGGCGGCGGTCCGGGCGGGGGCAGCAGCAATGCCGGACACATGTTCGTCTCGCTCAAGCCCGATGCGGAGCGCATCAAGCGGGGCGACACCGCCGAAGTCATTATCAATCGCCTGCGTCCAAAGACATCGGGTATTCCCGGGGCGAATGTATATTTCCAGGCCTACCAGGACCTTCGGATCGGTGGCCGCGGCTCGTCGACGCAATATCAATACACGCTGATGGCGGACAGCCTGAAGGACCTCGACGAGTGGTCTCCGAAGCTGATGGCTGCCATGCAGAAGCTGCCCCAGTTGAAGGATGTTGCAACCGACCAGCAGGACCAGGGGCTTCGCGCGCAACTGGTAATCGACAGAGACACGGCGTCACGACTTGGGGTCTCGCCGCTGGCGATCGACGCTACCCTGTCGGATGCGTTCGGGCAGAGGCAGGTCTCGACGACGTACCTCCCGCTGAATCAGTACCACGTCGTGATGGAGGTTGCTCCGCAGTACCAGAGGAACCCGGATGCGCTGCGAAATATCTACGTCAAGAGCACGACCGGGTCGATGGTCCCGCTTTCGGCGATCACGCACTACGAGTCGCAGCGGATTCCATTGACGGTCAACCATCAGTCGCAATCGCCGGCGGCGACGTTGAGCTTCAACCTCACTCCCGGAGTCTCGCTGAGCGAGGCTACAGCGGCGATCGAGCAGGCCCGGGTAAACATCGGAATGCCTTCGACCATCCACGGCGGTTTTGCCGGAACGGCGCAGGCCTTCCAGGCCTCGCTGTCGAGCGAGCCGATGCTGATTCTGCTTGCACTGGTCGCCGTATACATCGTGCTCGGAATGCTCTATGAGAGCTTCATCCACCCGCTGACGATTCTCTCGACCCTTCCCTCGGCGGGCGTTGGAGCCATCGTCGCGCTCCTGCTCTTCAAGGTGGAACTCAGCGTCATCGCCATGATCGGCATCATTCTTCTGATCGGCATTGTGAAGAAGAACGCCATCATGATGATCGACTTCGCGCTGGCGGCCGAGCGGCTCGAAGGCAAACCACCGGTTGAAGCGATCTACCAGGCGTGCCTGCTGCGCTTCCGCCCGATCATGATGACAACGATGGCCGCTCTGCTGGGAGGTCTCCCGCTGGCGCTCGGAACCGGGACCGGCAGCGAGTTGCGCCGTCCGCTGGGCATCACCATCGTTGGCGGATTGATCGTGTCGCAGTGCCTGACACTGTTTACAACCCCGGTCGTCTACCTGTTCTTCGACCGCCTGAGAGCGCGGTTCGCAAAGGTTGTTCCGGCCAAAAAGCCTGTCAGTTCCGCCGTACAGCCTGTGGCTGGGGACTGA